The following are encoded in a window of Amaranthus tricolor cultivar Red isolate AtriRed21 chromosome 2, ASM2621246v1, whole genome shotgun sequence genomic DNA:
- the LOC130806386 gene encoding CBL-interacting serine/threonine-protein kinase 25-like, with amino-acid sequence MEHNTIEDSRNIIFRKYEMGRLLGQGTFAKVYHGKNIVTSENVAIKVISKQAVKKAGMMEAIEREISAMRLVRHPNVVEIREVLATRGKIYFIMEYIKGGELFNKISKGRLKEEYARKYFQQLISAIDYCHSRGVSHRDLKPENLLLDEHENLKVSDFGLSALPEHLRHDGLLHTQCGTPAYLAPEVLTKKGYDGAKSDIWSCGVILFALLSGYLPFQDLNMMKMYRKIFKAEYEFPPWFPPEAKKLVSKLLVVDPNKRLSIQGIMRQSWFQKGVKHVNLLCSVNEINQDSELKEVKLMSPRFYNAFEFISSMSSGFDLSSLFEGKKKLGSMFTSKCSASVIMGKIGSLAKKLNFQVSSKEFKLKMQGRTEGRKGRLLVTVEVFEVAAEVAVVELSKSSGDTLEYVRFCEQEFRPALKDIVWSWQGELSDCQLNCNV; translated from the coding sequence ATGGAACATAACACAATAGAAGATTCTAGAAACATAATCTTCAGAAAGTACGAGATGGGAAGACTCTTAGGCCAAGGAACGTTTGCTAAGGTGTACCACGGTAAAAACATTGTAACATCCGAAAATGTTGCAATTAAAGTCATTAGCAAACAAGCCGTGAAAAAAGCTGGTATGATGGAAGCAATTGAACGAGAAATCTCAGCCATGAGATTAGTTCGTCATCCAAACGTAGTTGAAATTCGAGAAGTTTTAGCTACAAgaggaaaaatatatttcattaTGGAATATATAAAAGGTGGcgaattattcaataaaatttcTAAAGGAAGACTTAAAGAAGAATATGCACGTAAATATTTTCAACAACTTATAAGTGCAATTGATTATTGTCATAGTCGTGGTGTATCACATCGTGATCTAAAACCCGAAAATCTTCTTTTAGACGAACATGAAAATCTTAAAGTCTCCGATTTCGGTCTATCGGCGTTACCGGAGCATCTAAGACATGATGGGTTGTTACATACTCAATGTGGGACACCCGCTTATCTTGCTCCCGAGGTACTTACAAAAAAAGGGTATGATGGTGCTAAAAGTGATATTTGGTCATGTGGGGTTATTTTATTTGCGTTACTTTCGGGTTATTTACCTTTTCAAGACTTAAATATGATGAAAATGTACCGCAAAATATTTAAGGCCGAATATGAATTTCCTCCTTGGTTTCCTCCCGAGGCTAAAAAGCTCGTTTCTAAGCTTTTGGTCGTAGATCCAAATAAAAGGCTATCGATACAAGGTATTATGAGACAATCTTGGTTTCAAAAAGGGGTTAAACACGTAAATTTGTTATGTTCTGTAAATGAAATTAATCAAGATTCTGAATTAAAAGAGGTTAAATTGATGTCACCACGATTTTATAATGCGTTTGAGTTTATTTCATCTATGTCATCAGGGTTTGATTTGTCAAGTTTGTTTGAGggtaaaaagaaattagggtcTATGTTTACGTCTAAGTGTTCTGCTTCGGTTATAATGGGGAAAATTGGGTCATtagctaaaaaattaaattttcaagtGAGTAGTAAGGAGTTTAAATTGAAGATGCAGGGGCGGACTGAAGGGCGGAAAGGGAGGTTGTTGGTGACGGTCGAAGTGTTCGAGGTGGCAGCCGAGGTGGCGGTGGTGGAGCTCTCTAAGTCTTCAGGGGATACACTTGAGTATGTGAGGTTTTGTGAACAAGAGTTTAGGCCTGCTTTGAAAGATATTGTGTGGAGTTGGCAAGGGGAATTAAGTGATTGCCAACTTAATTGTAATGTTTAA